Proteins from one Acropora muricata isolate sample 2 chromosome 9, ASM3666990v1, whole genome shotgun sequence genomic window:
- the LOC136929860 gene encoding uracil-DNA glycosylase-like, translated as MVRSTVLIAFFSFFFGRDAGKTNAIQLERIASQSNFLAPLGNSSPKASAPNTLEDRPFPTNVLARLRNFSPTNNSRQRLKDLVRETNVTRLENFASMEIDNRCDSLSYKRGKDDEGATLEEFVYKHNCVSPEWEQFFYNPGVKEEIEKISRQIEEDIETKEVQPSLNNVFRAFEVLPANLKVIILGQDPTPQPGKATGLAFSLFADENPRNVPSVLNMLVELKLEGFQVDLSNGDLTPWTNQGVMLLNSALTVRLDAKNAAGSHVSLWKKFAEYFLNYVDRMSQPIAFILWGEKAKAACKKMTKDPAKRYCREGSHPSSRTGGRNTFFGGNYFKCVNDFLAYTKQNQIDWSLAPSNVAGTST; from the exons ATGGTTCGCTCAACTGTTTTGATCgctttcttctccttcttttttGGCAGAGATGCAG GGAAAACAAATGCCATTCAGTTGGAACGAATTGCATCGCAAAGCAACTTCCTGGCTCCCTTGGGGAATTCCTCGCCAAAAGCAAGTGCCCCGAATACATTGGAGGACCGTCCTTTTCCAACCAATGTCCTTGCTCGGTTGAGAAACTTCTCACCAACCAATAACTCTCGCCAAAGGTTGAAAGACTTGGTGAGAGAAACAAATGTAACTCGCTTGGAAAATTTTGCTAGTATGGAAATCGACAACCGTTGTGACTCactatcgtacaaaagaggcaAAGATGATGAGGGAGCAACCCTTGAGGAGTTCGTCTACAAGCACAACTGCGTTTCACCTGAATGGGAGCAGTTCTTTTACAATCCAGGGGTTAAAGAGGAAATCGAAAAAATATCGCGCCAAATTGAAGAGGACATTGAGACAAAAGAAGTTCAACCTTCTCTGAACAATGTGTTTCGAGCCTTTGAAGTCTTGCCTGCCAACTTGAAAGTCATCATACTTGGCCAAGATCCAACACCACAACCAGGCAAAGCTACTGGCTTGGCGTTCAGTCTCTTCGCCGATGAAAACCCTAGAAATGTTCCCAGTGTGCTTAATATGCTTGTAGAATTGAAATTGGAAGGCTTTCAAGTGGATCTGTCAAACGGAGACCTTACTCCGTGGACAAACCAGGGAGTTATGCTTTTGAACTCAGCTCTGACAGTCCGACTGGATGCCAAAAATGCGGCAGGTTCTCACGTTAGCTTGTGGAAAAAATTCGCAGAATATTTTCTGAATTATGTAGACAGAATGAGCCAACCAATAGCTTTCATATTATGGGGAGAAAAGGCAAAAGCCGCCTGCAAAAAAATGACTAAGGATCCAGCTAAGCGTTATTGCAGAGAAGGAAGTCATCCCTCTTCCCGCACTGGAGGAAGGAATACTTTCTTTGGTGGCAACTATTTTAAGTGTGTCAATGATTTTCTTGCTTACaccaaacaaaatcaaattgacTGGTCACTCGCACCAAGTAATGTCGCTGGAACGTCAACTTAA
- the LOC136928875 gene encoding uracil-DNA glycosylase-like has translation MVYCTPPILYSLTAGLTEQWNKVQCGFANQWNDFEGLCLPVYTYKCVPGWDQFWNLEEVKGAIEGISLALEKEACQIQPQLSEVFKAFMVKPDKIKAVILCQDPTPQAGKATGLAFSLLAAQDPREAPSVLKMLVELKLEGFRVSLANGDLTPWINQGVMLLNAALTLRIGEPGEKAPNSHRKFPDNFFGRNFFQCANDFLSSKRREMIDWSLASRPGSPPDLAPCELREREHQDRGQGQDEKFARRG, from the exons atggtctattgcacTCCTCCTATTTTGTACAGCCTCACCGCAGGCCTCACAGAACAATGGAACAAGGTTCAATGCGGCTTCGCAAACCAATG GAATGACTTTGAAGGACTTTGTCTACCTGTCTACACTTACAAATGTGTACCTGGATGGGACCAATTCTGGAATTTGGAGGAAGTCAAGGGGGCCATAGAGGGCATATCTCTTGCTCTTGAAAAGGAAGCGTGTCAGATCCAACCTCAATTGAGTGAAGTGTTTAAAGCTTTCATGGTTAAACCAGACAAGATAAAAGCTGTTATCCTTTGCCAAGATCCAACACCACAAGCTGGCAAGGCTACAGGCTTGGCCTTCAGTCTCTTAGCCGCTCAAGATCCTCGAGAGGCACCCAGTGTTCTTAAAATGCTTGTGGAATTGAAATTGGAAGGCTTTCGAGTGAGTTTGGCAAACGGGGACCTTACACCGTGGATAAATCAGGGAGTGATGCTGTTAAACGCAGCACTAACACTCCGCATAGGCGAGCCAGGGGAGAAAGCGCCAAATTCTCACAGGAAATT TCCGGATAATTTCTTTGGTcgcaatttttttcagtgcGCCAATGATTTTCTGAGCTCCAAGAGACGTGAGATGATTGATTGGAGTCTGGCATCCCGCCCAGGCTCCCCTCCTGATTTAGCGCCATGTGAGCTGCGGGAAAGAGAACATCAAGATCGTGGTCAAGGTCAAGATGAGAAGTTTGCTAGGCGTGGCTGA